GTTGCGCCGGGTAGCCTAGGTGTTACGGTGACCAGCTATACCGTTGAGGCCCTTGACAGCGCAGGCAGCCGCTTTGGTGGCAATGACGCCAGCTATAGCCGGAATGGCTTGTCCTTCCGGGTGCCTGGCGGCTACGCTTGCCCCACCGGTGATACCGACCAGTGCGCTGGGGCCGACAAGACCGCTGTGGCCCGGCAGGTTGCCTTTCCCGATAGTGTGGCTTTGATCAAACAAGGCGTGGTGGAACAGCTCAACCAAAACTACTACGTAGCGGATGAGTGCGAGAACCTTTCCATGCGAATTTCCTTCCGTGGCTTTGATGACCTGAACCGTAGCTGGAGCTCACCGGCATTCACCAATGCCGATATCGGGACCGAATGCAACCGCGAACTTGTAGAGGAACAACCATGATCCTGCAGAAAAAACTAATGGCGGCCTTTGTCACCGTACCTTTGCTGCTGGCCAGCTGTGGGGGCGGCACTCCCGATCTGGGTACGGGCAATGGCCCTGGCTCCGGCAGCAACGGTGCACCTATCGTCAAATTCGTCAACGCTCCCACTGTGACCTCACCTAACGTTACTGTTCCGGTCCGCGTCTCGGACGATGACAAGATCACAGCGGTGGGCTGGGTCTTGGACGCTGGTACCGCCAACGAACGCCGTGGAACACTCAGTGCCGATCAAATCAGGAGCACTTTTAACCTCAGCTTCAGCGAACTGACTGCTGGCCAGCACAATCTGGTTGTGACGGCCACCGACAGCATGGGCAAACGCACCAGCGCCACTTACAGCTTTACCGTAGACGCTACAGCTCCCACCTTGAGTAGTGTCATGGTCAACGGCAAACCTGTGCAGAATGGTGGGACCGTGACCCTCGCCACCGATGTGCCCATGCAGGTCAGTGTTACGGCCAAAGACAATACGGGCACCGCGCTCATCCAGCTGTTCCAGGGCAATACCTTGCTGGGAGAAGGAAGCGGCACCCTGAATGCCGAAGTGATTCCTCCAAGCGCGGGAACGTTCAACTACACCGTGCGGGTGACAGACCGGGTAGGCAACGTGACTGAGCAGGCTTTCACAGTCACTTACTCCGGTACTTCTACCGAGTTGCCCGCGCCTCAACCGATCATCCGCATCAATAATCTTGATGACGCTCCTTACAGCGACATCCTCAGTGTGACGGTATCGGCCGGTCTGGCCGCTGGCGCTGAAATTGACCGTGTCATCCTCGAAGTGACAGATGCCCGCGGTATCGTAGACACCACCACCTATGTCGCCAACAACGAGAACCCCACCTTCAGCATTGATACGACCAAGTATCCCGATGGGAATCTAACCTTGCGGGCTGTTGCGGTAGATACTGCAGGCAAGCGTGGCACCAGTTCAAACCTTGTGACCACCGTTAAAAACAACATTGCACCTACCCTGTCCATCGTCTCTCCCAGTGACGGCGGTGTGGTGCGCGGACCAACCACCATTACCGTACAGCTCAAGGAAGAGAACACGCCTGTCACATTGGGAACCCAGGAAGTGACCTTGGAGATTTTCGACGAGCGCGGTCAATTGGTGACCACCCGTCAAGCTCCTCTGCGCCAGTCCAGCCGTGGACTGTGGCAGGCCAGCACTACCGTGGACTTTACGGACGCCCAGTTTGTGGTTACGGATTACACCATCCGTGCCTCATTGGACGTGACCTTACAAGGTGAGAACTTCACCCGCACGGTAGAAGACACGGCCAACGTCACCAATAACATCCGCTCTACCGAGGCTCCAGCGCTGAACATCCTGATGCCAGCTTTCTATGGTGAGCTGGGAGTGGAACGCCCCGTCCTGAGCCGGAGGAGCGCCGTGGCCCTCCAAATTTCGGACAGTGACGCTATTGCGGCAGCCCTACTGACCTTTACCTGTGACACCACGGTGGTTTCGGACTGCACGAGCAAGGCCAACTCTGCGTCCTACCAGTATCAGATTCCGGTTGGTGGAGCTGGAGTGCATCAGCGCCTGCTGAACATCGGCTTCCTGATGGACGGTCAGCCGCTGCTGCCCAACGGTGCTTATGTGATGCGCCTGACCGCCCGTGACCAGGCGGGGAACGAGAACACCCGCGAAATGCCGGTCACGGTGGACCGCGGAGTGGCTGAGATTGTGGGGCTGGATCCAGCAGAACCTACAAAGGGAGGTGAAGACCCAAAGAGTAAGTTCACTCCCCCTTCTGCATCCTGGACACTGACTGGAAACCGGATTAACCCTGTGCGCGTCATGACCGTTGTTTACAACAGCAATGACGAAGAGCTCGGCTTCTTGAACTCATCCATTGTCAAACCAGAGCAGTCCATTAGCTACGGGCGAACCTTCATTGCAGAGGGCGAGTACGCAGCTGGCTTCCTTGTTCAGGATCTGGTGACTGGAGCAGTAGAATACTTCCCATATAACGATTACGCCGTTTTCGTTCAGCAGCAGCAATGAGTCGTTAAAAAGACACGGGCGCAAATGCCCGTGCTTTTTGCCTTTAGCGCAAATAGTTCAAAATCCCCGATGCGATTTCCTCCACGCTAGAGCTGGTGGTGTCCCGCACGGGGATTTTCCATTGCGCATACAGCCGCTCGGCGCGGCGCACCTCGTACTCGCACTGTTCCAGACTGGCGTACTGGCTGCCCGCCTTGCGCTGGGTGCGGATGGCGTGTAGCCGCCGGGGATCAATCGTCAGGCCGAACAGCTTGGCGCGGTGGGCTTCCAGGGGCCGGGGCAGGCTGAGTTGCTCGAAATCGTCTTCGGCCAGCGGATAGTTGCTGGCGCGAACCCCGTGATTAAGGGCCAGGAACAGACTGGTCGGCGTCTTGCCTGCGCGAGAAACCCCGACCAGAATGACATCGGCGAGGCCATACTGCTTGTCGCCCACACCGTCATCTGTCGCCAAGGCAAAATCCAGCGCCTCCATGCGGCGCAGATAGCCCTGCTGATCGGTCATGTCGTGAAAGCGGCCTGGTAAACGGGTCGCCTGGCTGCCGAATTCGGCTTCTAGGCGGTCCACACTCTGGCTCAGCAGATCAAAATGAACTGCCGGAGCCTCGCGCAGCCACTCCAGCACCTCCGGCACAGTGATGGTGGTAAACAGCAAGGGGCGCGGCTCTTGTTCAGCCAACACGGCCACCTCGTGCGCAACGGCCTGCGCCTTGTCAGGAGTATCCACGAAAGACCGGAGCGCGTAGGTCAGGTCCTCGTCTGGAAAGTGCGCCAGCAGGGCGCGGGCCATGTTTTCGGCGGTGATTCCAGTGTGATCGGAAACCACGATGACGTGCCTGGGAAGGGTCATGCTCTAGGCTAGCGTAGGCCATGAGCCGCAGGTCCAGAGTCGCGGGATAACGGGTCAAGTGCTTGTCAGCGCTTGGGCTAGAATAGGGCCGAGTCACACTACTCAAATCATCAATTCAACCTACTTTCCGGCTGTCAGCAGGTTCAGCTAGCCTACTTCTGGCCCGAAACATGAGGAGACTACTCGCTATGGATATGATTCGCCCCTTTGAAACCCTGCAGATGACCGATGTCGAAATTGTCGGCGGCAAGAACGCTTCTATCGGTGAAATGATTCAGGGGCTGGCCGAAGCCGATGTACGCGTACCCGGCGGCTTTGCGACCACCGCCGATGCCTTCCGGCTCTTCCTACGCGAGAACGGCATTGAGGAGCGGATCAATGATCGCCTGAGCGGCCTGGACGTGAACGACGTGGCTGAGCTGGCCCGCGCCGGAGCCGAAATCCGCACCCTCGTGGAAGAAGCTGCGCTGCCTGCGCCGCTGGAAGCCGCCATCCGCGAAGCTTATGCGGGCCTGGGCGACGAGGTGGACGTGGCCGTGCGCTCCTCCGCCACTGCCGAGGACCTGCCCGAAGCCAGCTTCGCGGGCCAGCAGGAAACTTTCCTCAACGTGCGCGGCATTGACGATGTCCTGAAATACGTGCGGCTGGTGTTCGCCAGCCTGTACAACGACCGGGCCATTTCGTACCGCGTCCACCAGGGCTTCGAGCACTCCGAGGTGGCGCTCTCGGCGGGCGTGCAGCGGATGGTCCGCACTGACCTTGGCGTCAGCGGCGTGGCCTTTACCCTGGACACCGAGAGCGGCTTCCGTGACGCGGTGTTCGTGACCTCCTCGTACGGCCTGGGTGAAATGGTGGTGCAGGGCGCGGTGAACCCCGACGAGTTCTTCGTGTACAAGCCCGCACTGGCCCAGGGTAAAAAAGCCGTGATCCGCCGCACGCGCGGCAGCAAGCAAAAGAAAATGATCTACGCCGACGCGGGCGGGGTACAGACGGTGGATGTGGACGCCGCCGAGCAAGCCGCCTTTTCGCTGAACGATGAAGACCTGCACGAGCTGGCCCGCCAGTGCGTGACCATCGAGAATCACTATGGCCGCCCGATGGACATCGAGTGGGGTAAGGACGGACGCGACGGCCAGATCTATATCCTCCAGGCCCGCCCGGAAACAGTGCAGAGCCGCGCCGGGCGCACCCTGGAACGCTTCGAGATGAAAGAGCAGGGTGAGGTGCTGGTTGAGGGCCGCGCCGTGGGCAACCGCATCGGCGCAGGCGTGGTGCGGGTGGTCAGCGACCTGAGCCAGATGGAAAGCGTGCAAGAAGGTGACGTGCTGGTGGCCGACATGACCGACCCCGACTGGGAACCCGTCATGAAGCGGGCCAGCGCCATTGTGACCAACCGGGGCGGGCGCACCTGTCACGCCGCCATCATCGCCCGCGAGCTGGGGATTCCAGCGGTGGTGGGCAGCGGCACGGCCACCCGTGACCTGCAAAGCGGCCAGGAGGTCACCGTCTCCTGCGCCGAGGGCGACACCGGGTATGTGTATGCGGGCCAGCTGAACTTCGAGCTGAACCGCGTCGAGCTGGACGCCATGCCCGAAGTCGGCATGAAAATCATGATGAACGTGGCCTCGCCGGACCGCGCCTTTTCCTTTGCGGCGCTGCCGAATGAAGGCGTGGGCCTGGCCCGCGTGGAGTTCGTGATTTCCAACGTGATCGGCATTCACCCCCGCGCCCTGCTGGACTACCCGAATGTGCCGGACGACGTCAAGGCCCTGATCGAGGAAAAGACCGCCGGCTACGATAGCCCGCGCGACTTTTTCCGCGAGAAACTGGCCGAAGGGGTCGCCAGCATCGCCGCCGCCTTTGCGCCCAAGCCGGTGATCGTGCGCCTGAGCGACTTCAAGAGCAACGAGTACGCCCACCTGATCGGCGGGGGAAGCTACGAGCCGACCGAGGAAAACCCCATGATCGGCTTCCGGGGCGCCAGCCGCTACCGCAGCGACGACTTTGCCGAAGCTTTCCGCCTGGAGTGCGAGGCCATGCGCCAAGTGCGCGACGACATGGGCCTGACCAACGTGCAGCTGATGATTCCCTTTGTGCGGACCGTGGCCGAGGGCGTGCGCATCCTGGACATCCTGCGCAGCAATGGCCTGAAGCAGGGCGAGAACGACCTCAAGGTCATCATGATGTGCGAAGTGCCGAGCAACGCCATCCTGGCCGATCAGTTCCTGGAGCACTTCGACGGCTTCTCGATTGGGTCGAACGACCTGACGCAGCTGACCCTGGCGCTAGACCGCGACTCGGGACTGGTGGCTGATATGTTCGACGAGCAGAACGAAGCCGTCCTGAGCCTGATGAGCATGGCAATCAAGGCCGCCAAAGCCAGGGGCAAATATGTGGGCATCTGCGGTCAGAGCTCCAGCGATCACCCCGCGCTGGCCCAGTGGCTGATGGATCAGGGCATCGATTCGGTCAGCCTGAACCCCGACAGCGTGTTGAGTACCTGGCTGCACCTGGCGGGTGAAGGGCGGTAATCAGCGAGGTGTCAACTGGCCCCTGCCCGTGATGGGTGGGGGTTTCTGATTTGAGGGTGAAACATGTCATACGAATGGCCGTCCGAACAGTTTGAGTACGCCCTAGCCAACATGCGCCTGACGGACACCAACCGGCGGGTATTGCAGGCTTTCTTAGATGCGCCTTCGCATACGCTCACCGCTCACTCGCTGGCCGAAGCCGCCGCCCTGCCTGGAGGATGGAGTGCAGCGAACCTGCGCATAGGCGAACTCTCCCGCAAGTTTGCGTCCACGCTGGGACCGCTTCCGAATGCAGATGACGGTGATCCCCACTGGTGGCGCTACGTCGCTACTGGAAAGTGGCAGGATGGCCGTTTTTATTGGACGTTACGCCCACAATTGAAGGCCGCACTGCTGGGGCTGGGTTGGCAGGCGGCAACTGGCGTGGTCAGTGAGTGGGGCGAGGTTCCGGCCGCGCAAGCCCAGACCTACGCAGAAGGCGCAGTTCGGCGGGTGTATGTTAACGCCTACGAGCGCAATCAGGCCGCCAGAGCCGCTTGCTTGGATCATTACGGACACACCTGCCAGGTGTGCAAAACCGATCTAACCCAGGTGTACGGCGAGGTCGCGCGGGGGTATCTGCAAGTCCACCACCTACGCCCACTGGCTGACTTGCAGCGAGAATATGAGGTTGATCCGGTCAGGGATCTCCTTCCAGTCTGCCCCAACTGCCACACCATGCTGCACCGGCGAAGCCCGCCGTACACGCCGGAAGAACTGCGGCAGCTGATGGGCCAGTGAGTCCCTGACTTCCTCTCCCCACCTTAAAGTGAGCCATGCTCAGCGAAACGTCCGCAGATTTTTTTGGCTACTATCCCGGCACCGTGGCGCTGGTGACGGCAATCTATCAGGGTCAGCGCAACGTGATGGCGGCAGGCTGGCACACCGCCCTGAGCAGCGAACCGCCGCTCTACGGCGTAGCGATTGGCCGGGAGCGGGCCACCTATGGGCTGATTGCCGCCAGCGGCGAGTTTGGCGTGAACTTTGTGCCTGCCAAGCAGGCCCGCGCCATTCAGGGCGGCGGCGTGCTGAGCCTGCACGACGGGGCGGACAAGTTCGCGGCGCTGGGCCTGACCCCGCTGCCGGAGCAGCCGCTGGCACTGCGGGAGGCGTATCTGGCCTACCACTGCCGCCTCACGGCCACGCTGCCGGTAGGCGACCACGACCTGTTTGTGGGACAGGTGCAGCGCACGCACTTTGACCCCGCGCAGTACGACGAGCGGCGGCTGTTTGTCGGGCAGGCGGCCATTTACCTGGGCCGCAGCGAATACGTGACAAGTGGGGCGGCGCGCCAGAGCTTTCCGCCGCAGCTGTACCGCCCGGAGGAGGGGTGAAAAACTTCCAGACCGCTGGCCTCACGGTCCGTAAGCGCCTGCGTCCGGTTAGACTGACCGCCGTGAATCCAAAGACCCAGATTCTGCTGCTGGATGTGGACGGCGTGCTGATCGAGCTTCCAGACTTTTACTGCTCGCGCTTTGAATCCGGGCCAGTCCGCGAGTTTTTCGCGGGGCCGTTCCAGTCCGCGTCCACTGGCCAAAGTGATTTGCTGGACCATCTGCCTGACTTTATGGACCAGATAGGCCGCGAGGGTACGCCACAGGACTTTTACCGCGAGTGGCTGGACTACGAGAACCGCCCACACACGCCGATGCTGGACGCCGTACGCGAGTTACGCACTCTGGGCTGGCGGATCTACCTGGCGACCAATCAAGAAGCACACCGTACCGCTCACTTGCTGCGCGAGTCGGGGCTGGAAGAACTGGTAGACGGCCATCTCGCGAGCTACGCGGTGGGGCACCGCAAGCCAAGTGCCGCATACTACGCTGCCGTGACCGAGCAATTGGGGAAGCCACCCCAGGACGTCATCTTCTGGGATGACAGTGCAGAAAATGTGACGGCAGCGCGGGCCGCTGGTTGGCAGGCGCGACTGTTTACCGATGTGGCCAGTTTCCGGCAAGCCATGGAACTGGATGGGACAGCGCAGCTTTAAGCTCCCCACTTGGTCCCCATTGGGCCGCATCCCCAGCCTTTGATAAACGCTCACTTCGCGCAGAATCTCCGCTCTGAGCTTAAACTGCGGAGCATGACCATGCGTGTGCATCCTGCTCCCAGCGCCGACCGGCTGGCCTTGGAAGCCATCCGTCTATATCAGCGTTATCTCTCCCCCTATAAGGGCTTTCGCTGCGCGTGCGCCGCGCTGCATGGCGGTGAAAGCTGTTCGGCAGCGGTGAGTCGGATCATCCGTACTCAGGGCCTCAGGACAGGCCAGGCTGACATCGCCGCGCAGTTCCGGCAGTGCCGCGCCGCCCACGACGCCATTCTGCACGGCGCACCACTGGCGAGGAGCGTCTCCCCACAAGCTGGAATGCGCGGCGTATTCTGCTGTGGCCCTATTCCCATTCCCTTCCGGTGCGGCTGAGCATCTGTGGATCTACGTGATGGACGGGCCTTCTGGCCGACCGACAATGGACTGATTCAGACCTACCCGCCTCTGCGCGCTGATACGGCTGTGGATGTGGCAGTCATTGGCGCAGGGATCACCGGAGCGCTGTTGGCCGACGCCCTGACCCACGCGGGCCTGAGCGTGGCGGTGCTGGACCGGCGGGATGTGGCATCCGGGTCAACCTCGGCCAGTACAGCGCTGCTTCAGTTCGAAATTGACACCAACCTGCACGAGCTGCGGGACATGATCGGACAAGGCCCGGCAGACCGTGCCTATCACCTCTGCCGGGACGCTATAGATCTGGTGGGGGAACTTTGCCGCCAACTGCCTGATGGCTGCGGCTTCGGGCGCAATGGGAGCCTGTATTACGCCTCATTACGCCGGGATGGCCGGATGCTGGAACGTGAGCAACAGGCCCGCGAGGAAGCTGGGCTGAACAGCGAGTACCTCAGTAGCCGAGAACTGTACACCCGCTTTGGCATCAAAGCTCCAGCGGC
The sequence above is a segment of the Deinococcus radiophilus genome. Coding sequences within it:
- the ppsA gene encoding pyruvate, water dikinase, giving the protein MDMIRPFETLQMTDVEIVGGKNASIGEMIQGLAEADVRVPGGFATTADAFRLFLRENGIEERINDRLSGLDVNDVAELARAGAEIRTLVEEAALPAPLEAAIREAYAGLGDEVDVAVRSSATAEDLPEASFAGQQETFLNVRGIDDVLKYVRLVFASLYNDRAISYRVHQGFEHSEVALSAGVQRMVRTDLGVSGVAFTLDTESGFRDAVFVTSSYGLGEMVVQGAVNPDEFFVYKPALAQGKKAVIRRTRGSKQKKMIYADAGGVQTVDVDAAEQAAFSLNDEDLHELARQCVTIENHYGRPMDIEWGKDGRDGQIYILQARPETVQSRAGRTLERFEMKEQGEVLVEGRAVGNRIGAGVVRVVSDLSQMESVQEGDVLVADMTDPDWEPVMKRASAIVTNRGGRTCHAAIIARELGIPAVVGSGTATRDLQSGQEVTVSCAEGDTGYVYAGQLNFELNRVELDAMPEVGMKIMMNVASPDRAFSFAALPNEGVGLARVEFVISNVIGIHPRALLDYPNVPDDVKALIEEKTAGYDSPRDFFREKLAEGVASIAAAFAPKPVIVRLSDFKSNEYAHLIGGGSYEPTEENPMIGFRGASRYRSDDFAEAFRLECEAMRQVRDDMGLTNVQLMIPFVRTVAEGVRILDILRSNGLKQGENDLKVIMMCEVPSNAILADQFLEHFDGFSIGSNDLTQLTLALDRDSGLVADMFDEQNEAVLSLMSMAIKAAKARGKYVGICGQSSSDHPALAQWLMDQGIDSVSLNPDSVLSTWLHLAGEGR
- a CDS encoding HNH endonuclease, with amino-acid sequence MSYEWPSEQFEYALANMRLTDTNRRVLQAFLDAPSHTLTAHSLAEAAALPGGWSAANLRIGELSRKFASTLGPLPNADDGDPHWWRYVATGKWQDGRFYWTLRPQLKAALLGLGWQAATGVVSEWGEVPAAQAQTYAEGAVRRVYVNAYERNQAARAACLDHYGHTCQVCKTDLTQVYGEVARGYLQVHHLRPLADLQREYEVDPVRDLLPVCPNCHTMLHRRSPPYTPEELRQLMGQ
- a CDS encoding HAD family hydrolase, producing MNPKTQILLLDVDGVLIELPDFYCSRFESGPVREFFAGPFQSASTGQSDLLDHLPDFMDQIGREGTPQDFYREWLDYENRPHTPMLDAVRELRTLGWRIYLATNQEAHRTAHLLRESGLEELVDGHLASYAVGHRKPSAAYYAAVTEQLGKPPQDVIFWDDSAENVTAARAAGWQARLFTDVASFRQAMELDGTAQL
- a CDS encoding flavin reductase family protein encodes the protein MLSETSADFFGYYPGTVALVTAIYQGQRNVMAAGWHTALSSEPPLYGVAIGRERATYGLIAASGEFGVNFVPAKQARAIQGGGVLSLHDGADKFAALGLTPLPEQPLALREAYLAYHCRLTATLPVGDHDLFVGQVQRTHFDPAQYDERRLFVGQAAIYLGRSEYVTSGAARQSFPPQLYRPEEG
- the yidD gene encoding membrane protein insertion efficiency factor YidD; the encoded protein is MRVHPAPSADRLALEAIRLYQRYLSPYKGFRCACAALHGGESCSAAVSRIIRTQGLRTGQADIAAQFRQCRAAHDAILHGAPLARSVSPQAGMRGVFCCGPIPIPFRCG
- a CDS encoding pyruvate, water dikinase regulatory protein; translation: MTLPRHVIVVSDHTGITAENMARALLAHFPDEDLTYALRSFVDTPDKAQAVAHEVAVLAEQEPRPLLFTTITVPEVLEWLREAPAVHFDLLSQSVDRLEAEFGSQATRLPGRFHDMTDQQGYLRRMEALDFALATDDGVGDKQYGLADVILVGVSRAGKTPTSLFLALNHGVRASNYPLAEDDFEQLSLPRPLEAHRAKLFGLTIDPRRLHAIRTQRKAGSQYASLEQCEYEVRRAERLYAQWKIPVRDTTSSSVEEIASGILNYLR
- a CDS encoding Ig-like domain-containing protein, which translates into the protein MILQKKLMAAFVTVPLLLASCGGGTPDLGTGNGPGSGSNGAPIVKFVNAPTVTSPNVTVPVRVSDDDKITAVGWVLDAGTANERRGTLSADQIRSTFNLSFSELTAGQHNLVVTATDSMGKRTSATYSFTVDATAPTLSSVMVNGKPVQNGGTVTLATDVPMQVSVTAKDNTGTALIQLFQGNTLLGEGSGTLNAEVIPPSAGTFNYTVRVTDRVGNVTEQAFTVTYSGTSTELPAPQPIIRINNLDDAPYSDILSVTVSAGLAAGAEIDRVILEVTDARGIVDTTTYVANNENPTFSIDTTKYPDGNLTLRAVAVDTAGKRGTSSNLVTTVKNNIAPTLSIVSPSDGGVVRGPTTITVQLKEENTPVTLGTQEVTLEIFDERGQLVTTRQAPLRQSSRGLWQASTTVDFTDAQFVVTDYTIRASLDVTLQGENFTRTVEDTANVTNNIRSTEAPALNILMPAFYGELGVERPVLSRRSAVALQISDSDAIAAALLTFTCDTTVVSDCTSKANSASYQYQIPVGGAGVHQRLLNIGFLMDGQPLLPNGAYVMRLTARDQAGNENTREMPVTVDRGVAEIVGLDPAEPTKGGEDPKSKFTPPSASWTLTGNRINPVRVMTVVYNSNDEELGFLNSSIVKPEQSISYGRTFIAEGEYAAGFLVQDLVTGAVEYFPYNDYAVFVQQQQ